One Nitrospira sp. DNA window includes the following coding sequences:
- a CDS encoding ATP synthase F0 sector subunit b — protein sequence MELDWTTFVLEIINFLVLVWVLTRLLYTPVLNVVAQRKADIQKTLSDADTLRQEAQTLREQYEHRQSDWNREKETARNRMLEEVTAEKAHLLAGLQASLEQEREKSRALEERRLTDLTRQVEDAAMTQGGLFAARLLARLASPELEATLVKVAIEDLRRLPEERRQAIRTACTKGDAPVIVSSAYVLSPPQRESLLEAVQSLLGQSIFCEWREDPHLLAGLRLSLGPWMLGANLQDELKFFSETLRPVSPTHAS from the coding sequence GTGGAATTGGATTGGACAACGTTCGTGCTGGAAATCATCAACTTTCTGGTTCTGGTCTGGGTCCTCACCCGCCTGCTCTATACACCCGTTCTGAACGTCGTCGCCCAGCGGAAAGCCGATATCCAGAAAACCCTCTCCGACGCGGACACGCTGCGCCAGGAAGCTCAAACTCTGCGGGAACAGTATGAACATCGGCAGTCGGATTGGAACCGGGAGAAAGAAACGGCTCGAAACCGGATGTTGGAAGAAGTGACCGCCGAGAAAGCTCATCTCTTGGCTGGGCTCCAGGCTTCGTTGGAACAGGAGCGCGAAAAATCCAGGGCATTGGAAGAACGACGATTGACTGATCTGACACGCCAGGTGGAAGACGCGGCTATGACCCAGGGCGGGCTGTTCGCCGCTCGGCTGCTGGCACGGCTCGCGAGTCCCGAACTCGAAGCCACGCTGGTGAAGGTTGCGATCGAAGATCTGCGCCGGCTTCCTGAAGAACGACGGCAGGCCATCCGAACGGCTTGTACGAAGGGTGACGCGCCGGTCATCGTCAGCAGTGCCTATGTCCTGAGCCCGCCTCAACGGGAATCTCTGTTGGAAGCGGTCCAGTCGTTACTCGGTCAGTCCATTTTCTGTGAGTGGCGGGAAGATCCCCACTTGCTGGCCGGCCTGCGTCTCAGCCTCGGTCCGTGGATGCTGGGAGCAAACCTGCAAGACGAATTGAAATTTTTCTCGGAAACATTGCGACCTGTGAGCCCCACCCATGCTTCGTAA
- a CDS encoding Mobile element protein, translating to MRRCGGPPQDRVQIPHDESGIAQAVERLQDLHPTLIVLEATGGLEVPLTGALAAADLPVVVINPRQVRDFARATGQLAKTDRLDAQILARFAEAIRPPVRPMPDEQTQALAALVARRRQRIEMLTAAKNRLRLAAHPIRKRVQAPITRLERELATTTTDLTTTRHESPVWREKEELLRSVPGVGPVLTTTLFANVPELGTLTRKEVAALAGGAPFPRDSGTRKGRRAMWGGRAHVRAALYMATLVATRKNPVIRSFYQRMCQAGKAKQLALTACMRKLLTMLNAMLKSGTPWRVAARQPA from the coding sequence GTGCGTCGATGTGGCGGTCCCCCCCAGGACCGCGTTCAGATCCCGCATGACGAGAGCGGGATCGCCCAAGCGGTGGAGCGGTTGCAGGATCTGCATCCCACGCTCATTGTGCTCGAAGCGACGGGTGGCCTCGAAGTGCCGCTAACGGGGGCGCTGGCCGCCGCGGACCTGCCGGTCGTCGTGATCAATCCCCGGCAGGTGCGGGACTTTGCTCGCGCCACCGGGCAGTTGGCCAAGACGGATCGGCTCGATGCCCAGATCCTTGCCCGCTTCGCCGAAGCCATTCGGCCGCCGGTCCGCCCCATGCCCGATGAGCAGACGCAGGCGTTGGCCGCCCTCGTGGCGCGGCGGCGGCAACGGATCGAGATGCTCACCGCTGCAAAGAATCGGCTCCGGCTTGCGGCGCACCCCATTCGGAAACGAGTGCAGGCCCCTATCACCAGGCTGGAGCGAGAACTTGCCACGACCACTACGGACCTCACGACGACGAGACACGAGAGTCCGGTGTGGCGGGAGAAGGAAGAGCTCTTGCGAAGCGTGCCGGGGGTGGGGCCGGTGCTCACCACCACGCTGTTCGCCAACGTGCCCGAGTTGGGCACGTTGACGCGCAAAGAAGTGGCGGCCCTCGCGGGGGGCGCGCCGTTTCCGCGCGACAGCGGTACGCGCAAAGGCCGGCGCGCGATGTGGGGTGGGCGCGCCCATGTGCGGGCCGCGCTCTACATGGCGACCCTGGTGGCGACGCGAAAGAACCCGGTGATTCGGAGCTTCTATCAACGCATGTGTCAAGCAGGGAAAGCGAAGCAGCTGGCGTTGACGGCCTGTATGCGGAAGTTACTCACGATGCTCAACGCGATGCTGAAGAGCGGGACGCCGTGGCGGGTAGCGGCCCGTCAGCCGGCTTGA
- a CDS encoding Sodium-transporting ATPase subunit A, translating to MLRNSLLASQAAWLNEYRLGLRLLEQGHVRSVGDGIVWIEGLPSAAIEEVLLLEDGSRALVFHLAKERLGAILLTQTARLTAGTIAHLSGQGLGLPVGDTLIGRVINPLGDPLDGHPPLDSPNQREMFSPSPPIIARDFVHRPLYTGSKVVDTLIPIAKGQRQLVIGDNGIGKRAFALDTVINQRGKEVRCVYVLIGQKRSSIVNTIETLKAYGAMDYTVVLAAEATALPGLKYLAPFAGCAVAEAWMWQGKDTLVVYDDLTTHAQTYRELSLLLRRPPGREAYPGDIFFLHSRLLERSTCLAPKLGGGSMTALPVVETTQGEIATYIPTNLISITDGQIYFDARLFAAGIVPAIDVTKSVSRIGGKGQHPRIKEQAGRMKLDYLQFLELEVFTRFGARLEVSMEVKIKRGRLLREILKQGRLSPLPIEFQLAWLMGFNRGYFDDVSPEKIGPLLERIALRIPTSRLTLDQQDEQWAEAVKNWSQETPPP from the coding sequence ATGCTTCGTAACTCACTCCTCGCCAGTCAAGCCGCTTGGCTCAACGAGTACCGACTGGGTTTACGCCTTCTGGAACAAGGACATGTCCGGTCCGTCGGCGACGGTATTGTCTGGATTGAGGGACTCCCCTCCGCCGCCATAGAAGAAGTCCTGTTGCTCGAAGATGGCAGTCGTGCGCTGGTGTTCCACCTGGCCAAGGAGCGGCTCGGGGCCATCCTTTTGACGCAAACAGCCCGGTTGACTGCGGGAACCATCGCGCATCTGTCCGGTCAAGGTCTGGGGCTTCCTGTTGGAGACACGCTGATCGGACGCGTGATCAATCCGCTGGGTGATCCGCTGGATGGGCATCCTCCGTTGGATTCTCCGAACCAACGTGAAATGTTCAGCCCCTCGCCGCCGATCATTGCCCGGGACTTTGTCCATCGTCCCTTGTACACGGGGAGTAAGGTTGTCGACACCCTCATCCCCATTGCGAAAGGACAACGACAGCTGGTCATCGGAGATAATGGAATCGGCAAACGCGCCTTCGCTTTGGATACGGTCATCAACCAGCGAGGGAAAGAGGTGCGTTGTGTCTATGTCTTGATCGGTCAAAAGCGGTCGAGCATTGTCAATACGATTGAGACGCTCAAGGCCTATGGCGCAATGGACTACACGGTCGTCCTTGCCGCGGAGGCGACCGCGCTGCCCGGACTGAAATACCTGGCGCCCTTCGCGGGATGCGCCGTGGCCGAAGCGTGGATGTGGCAGGGCAAAGACACGCTCGTGGTCTACGACGACCTCACCACCCACGCGCAAACCTATCGGGAACTGTCGTTGCTGTTGCGTCGCCCTCCCGGCCGTGAGGCCTATCCGGGCGATATCTTCTTTCTTCATTCGCGCTTGCTCGAACGTTCCACCTGTCTGGCGCCGAAATTAGGAGGCGGCAGCATGACCGCCCTCCCCGTCGTCGAGACCACACAAGGAGAAATCGCTACCTATATTCCGACGAACCTGATTTCCATTACTGACGGGCAGATTTACTTTGACGCACGTCTTTTTGCGGCAGGAATTGTTCCCGCTATTGATGTCACCAAATCAGTCTCTCGGATCGGTGGCAAGGGACAGCATCCGCGGATCAAGGAACAGGCCGGGCGCATGAAACTGGACTATCTTCAGTTTCTGGAACTGGAGGTGTTCACCCGCTTCGGAGCCCGACTGGAAGTCTCCATGGAGGTCAAAATCAAACGCGGCCGCCTGCTGCGTGAAATCTTGAAACAAGGCCGGCTGTCTCCGTTACCCATTGAGTTTCAGCTCGCATGGCTGATGGGATTCAATCGCGGCTACTTCGACGATGTGTCGCCGGAGAAGATTGGGCCGCTGCTGGAACGCATCGCGTTGCGCATCCCCACGAGTCGTCTCACCCTCGACCAGCAGGACGAGCAATGGGCTGAGGCCGTGAAGAACTGGAGTCAGGAGACGCCCCCCCCATGA
- a CDS encoding Sodium-transporting ATPase subunit Q, which yields MNNDDELKRRVSKQVARMQQADKDRPTLLAQTAYLGTLGLLLVVPVILGAYLGRWLDGLVEGYSLRWTLSLIMLGVGVGAMNVYLFIKE from the coding sequence ATGAATAACGACGACGAGCTGAAGCGGCGCGTATCGAAACAGGTCGCTCGCATGCAACAGGCCGACAAGGACCGGCCGACATTGCTTGCACAAACGGCCTACCTCGGCACGCTCGGGCTTCTCCTCGTCGTGCCAGTCATCCTGGGGGCCTATCTCGGCCGTTGGCTGGACGGCCTTGTGGAAGGGTATTCGCTCCGATGGACCCTCAGCTTGATCATGCTGGGAGTGGGTGTCGGAGCGATGAACGTCTACCTTTTTATCAAGGAATAA
- a CDS encoding Sodium-transporting ATPase subunit D — MTDTRTTQECYDVPIGTIASVHGPVVDIACEHLPPLHQALCSALNSERYTFEVYQHLDERHVRAITLHSTGGLKRGMPVFDTGAPLHVPVSPDCLGRLLNVFGEPLDGGPPLNAQQFRNILGQPVPLHQTIGASGILETGIKVIDLLCPFIRGGKTGLFGGAGIGKTVLITEFMHAIVILHRGVSVFAGVGERIREGHELWHEMQQAGVMPHTLMVFGQMDESPGVRFRVSLAALSYAEFLRDTLGKEVLFLVDNVFRFVQAGSEISGLLGRMPATVGYQPTLMSEVAELQDRIISTTKGAITSVQTIYVPADDMTDPAVTSILNHLDTSVILTRSQASKGFYPAVDPLQSSSKLMDRHFLGDRHYAVAEGVREHLARYRELEDIISMLGLEELSETDRRIVIRARKLQRYLTQPFHVTAAFTGIEGVSVPLQVTLQDCEAFLSGESDGVSEEQCYMRGSMKGTGQ, encoded by the coding sequence ATGACGGACACGAGGACAACGCAAGAGTGTTACGATGTTCCGATCGGGACGATTGCCTCTGTCCACGGGCCGGTAGTCGATATTGCCTGCGAGCACTTACCGCCTCTGCACCAAGCACTCTGTTCCGCCCTCAACAGCGAACGCTATACGTTCGAGGTCTACCAACACCTCGACGAGCGTCATGTTCGGGCCATTACCCTTCATAGCACAGGTGGTTTGAAACGGGGCATGCCCGTCTTCGATACCGGCGCACCGTTACACGTGCCGGTGTCTCCGGACTGTCTTGGTCGTTTGTTGAACGTCTTCGGCGAACCGTTGGATGGTGGGCCGCCTCTCAACGCTCAGCAGTTTCGCAATATTCTCGGTCAGCCTGTGCCGCTCCATCAAACGATCGGCGCAAGTGGAATTCTTGAAACAGGGATCAAGGTCATCGATTTGCTCTGCCCCTTTATCAGAGGCGGCAAGACCGGCTTGTTCGGCGGCGCCGGAATCGGCAAGACCGTTCTGATCACTGAGTTCATGCATGCGATCGTGATCCTGCACCGAGGCGTCTCGGTCTTTGCCGGTGTCGGGGAACGCATCCGCGAGGGGCACGAACTCTGGCATGAGATGCAGCAGGCCGGGGTCATGCCGCATACCCTGATGGTCTTCGGCCAGATGGACGAGTCGCCGGGGGTGCGGTTTCGCGTCAGCCTCGCGGCGTTGAGCTATGCCGAATTCCTGCGGGATACCCTGGGCAAGGAAGTGCTGTTTCTCGTGGACAACGTGTTTCGGTTTGTCCAGGCAGGAAGCGAAATCTCCGGGCTCCTCGGGCGGATGCCGGCGACCGTCGGTTACCAGCCGACGTTGATGAGTGAGGTGGCCGAACTCCAAGACCGCATCATCTCCACGACCAAAGGGGCCATCACTTCCGTGCAGACTATCTACGTGCCTGCAGACGACATGACCGATCCTGCCGTCACTAGCATCCTGAATCATCTGGATACGAGCGTGATTCTCACACGCTCCCAAGCCAGCAAAGGGTTTTATCCGGCCGTCGATCCGCTCCAGTCCAGCAGCAAACTCATGGATCGACACTTTCTCGGAGATCGGCACTATGCCGTGGCTGAGGGAGTCCGAGAACACCTCGCACGGTATCGCGAACTGGAAGATATCATCAGCATGTTGGGGCTGGAAGAACTGTCGGAGACGGACCGCCGGATTGTGATTCGTGCCCGCAAACTCCAACGATATCTCACCCAGCCGTTTCACGTCACGGCCGCCTTCACCGGCATCGAAGGAGTCTCGGTCCCGCTGCAGGTTACCCTTCAGGACTGTGAAGCATTCCTGAGCGGAGAGTCCGATGGCGTGTCGGAGGAGCAATGCTACATGCGCGGTTCGATGAAGGGGACAGGCCAATGA
- a CDS encoding Mobile element protein has product MAKRVTHSRAAAWEVSDAFWQRVEPLIPARRRARAKPYVRKPGGGRKPKEARLVFEGIVYVLRTGCQWKALPTERFGSASAIHKRFLEWQNAGLFAALWQAGLAEYDDVEGIAWRWQSIDGAMMKAPLAQEAVGPNPTDRGKKWKQAPPAGGRSWRPAVDHRDRGKPA; this is encoded by the coding sequence ATGGCGAAACGTGTGACGCACAGCAGGGCGGCAGCATGGGAAGTGTCGGACGCGTTTTGGCAACGGGTCGAACCCTTGATCCCCGCGCGCCGGCGTGCGAGGGCCAAGCCCTACGTGCGCAAACCCGGGGGTGGGCGCAAACCCAAGGAGGCGCGCCTGGTGTTCGAGGGCATCGTCTACGTGTTGCGCACGGGCTGTCAGTGGAAGGCGTTGCCGACCGAGCGCTTTGGGAGCGCGAGCGCCATTCACAAGCGCTTTCTCGAGTGGCAGAACGCCGGCCTGTTCGCAGCCCTCTGGCAGGCCGGGCTGGCGGAGTATGACGACGTGGAAGGCATCGCGTGGCGCTGGCAGAGTATCGACGGGGCCATGATGAAAGCGCCGCTGGCTCAGGAAGCGGTCGGGCCGAACCCGACGGATCGGGGAAAAAAATGGAAGCAAGCGCCACCTGCTGGTGGACGATCGTGGCGTCCCGCTGTCGATCATCGTGACCGCGGCAAACCGGCATGA
- a CDS encoding Toxin HigB translates to MEKLKGDRAGQHSIRINDQWRICFIWRADGLYEVEITDYH, encoded by the coding sequence ATGGAGAAACTCAAAGGAGATCGAGCCGGACAGCACAGTATCCGAATCAACGACCAGTGGCGTATTTGTTTCATCTGGAGGGCTGATGGCCTCTATGAGGTCGAAATCACAGATTATCACTGA
- a CDS encoding Phosphoribosylglycinamide formyltransferase has product MSGNPSRLLRLAVLVSGRGSNLQAIIDAIEKGSLSAEIVVVLSNKQDAGGLERARKHGLKAVWLDSKPFAGRPDSREAYDRALLEVLQKYEVNLVLLAGYMKIVTGVLVKAYENRMMNIHPSLLPSFPGLDVQKKAIDHGCKIAGCTVHFVTEGVDEGPIIIQAAVPILEGDQPDVLAARILEQEHRIYPRAIQLYAEGKLRVEGRRVVVSEAGRPAEGFMNPA; this is encoded by the coding sequence ATGTCGGGTAATCCGTCACGACTTCTGCGCCTGGCGGTGCTGGTGTCCGGTCGCGGCTCCAATCTCCAGGCCATCATCGATGCGATCGAGAAGGGCTCCCTTTCGGCTGAAATCGTCGTGGTCCTCAGCAATAAACAGGATGCCGGGGGGCTTGAACGCGCACGCAAACATGGGCTGAAGGCTGTGTGGTTGGATTCGAAGCCCTTTGCCGGGCGGCCGGACAGCCGCGAGGCCTATGACCGGGCGCTGTTGGAGGTCTTGCAGAAGTACGAAGTGAATCTCGTGCTCCTGGCCGGGTACATGAAGATTGTAACCGGGGTGCTGGTGAAGGCCTATGAGAACCGAATGATGAATATCCACCCGTCGCTGTTGCCGTCTTTCCCAGGGCTCGACGTGCAGAAGAAGGCCATCGACCACGGATGTAAAATTGCCGGCTGCACGGTCCACTTCGTGACGGAAGGGGTAGATGAAGGCCCTATCATCATCCAGGCCGCCGTACCGATCCTGGAAGGGGATCAGCCGGATGTCCTGGCGGCCCGCATCCTGGAGCAGGAGCACAGGATCTATCCCCGGGCGATTCAACTGTATGCTGAGGGAAAGCTGCGGGTGGAGGGGCGACGGGTGGTGGTATCAGAAGCAGGCCGGCCCGCAGAAGGCTTTATGAATCCCGCGTGA
- a CDS encoding Sodium-transporting ATPase subunit E, with protein sequence MRDMTWFIITSTVIAAVAIAIGTLGPAIAMGRAITQALEALARQPEAEKSITRTLFIGLAMIESLAIYCLVVVLIILFRNPLLEYLLK encoded by the coding sequence ATGCGAGACATGACCTGGTTCATCATCACGTCTACCGTCATCGCCGCGGTGGCGATCGCAATCGGCACCCTGGGACCGGCCATTGCCATGGGACGAGCCATCACGCAAGCCCTGGAAGCCCTGGCGCGACAGCCGGAAGCGGAAAAGTCGATCACTCGCACCTTGTTTATCGGCTTGGCCATGATCGAGTCGCTGGCCATCTACTGTTTGGTGGTCGTTCTGATCATTCTCTTCAGAAATCCGCTGCTGGAATATCTGCTGAAATGA
- a CDS encoding Antitoxin HigA, whose amino-acid sequence MIKNGMRPIHPGEILFEEFMKPSERPINTHMLTQSHQCGGEPDHGDYQRPTWYHRGYCRTLGNILRHHG is encoded by the coding sequence ATGATTAAGAACGGAATGCGGCCGATTCATCCAGGAGAAATCCTGTTCGAAGAGTTCATGAAACCGTCTGAGCGGCCCATCAACACCCATATGCTTACCCAAAGCCATCAATGTGGCGGCGAACCCGATCACGGCGATTATCAAAGGCCAACGTGGTATCACAGGGGATACTGCCGTACGCTTGGCAACATTCTTCGACACCACGGCTGA
- a CDS encoding Sodium-transporting ATPase subunit G: MSRRREFEDHLHALRDISGILRAMKNLALMETQKLTRFLATQRRVVESIETAAEDFFTSYPQAARELGRGIPVWLVIGSERGFCGDYNERLVAGVEEHLRRRSQRHPLLIIIGQKLSAKLEHDRRVAGSLRGPTVAEEVPAALINLMDKLRALQASQKPGVRLEFTIAHQSPASEGDQIHMHEPMKRPGHRPARFAYPSLLNLDPLAFATDLIDQHLFSLLHEVFYSSLMAENLRRFRHMDQAIQRLEKDMADLVLTRNSLRQEEITEEIEIILLSAEALRQP, encoded by the coding sequence ATGAGCCGGCGCCGAGAATTTGAAGATCATCTGCATGCCTTGCGCGACATCAGCGGGATTCTTCGTGCCATGAAAAACCTTGCGCTCATGGAAACCCAAAAGTTGACCCGCTTCCTGGCAACACAGCGCCGAGTGGTAGAGAGCATCGAGACCGCCGCGGAGGACTTCTTCACCTCCTATCCCCAGGCCGCGCGAGAATTGGGCAGGGGGATACCGGTATGGTTGGTGATCGGCTCCGAACGGGGCTTTTGCGGAGATTACAACGAACGTCTGGTGGCGGGCGTGGAAGAGCATCTCCGTCGGCGTTCACAGCGCCATCCGCTCCTGATTATTATCGGACAGAAGCTCAGCGCGAAATTGGAACACGATCGGCGCGTCGCGGGGTCTCTGCGCGGTCCGACTGTTGCTGAGGAGGTTCCTGCCGCCTTGATCAACCTGATGGACAAGCTGAGAGCGTTGCAGGCAAGCCAGAAACCAGGAGTTCGATTGGAATTCACGATCGCTCACCAAAGTCCCGCCTCCGAAGGAGACCAGATCCACATGCATGAGCCGATGAAGCGCCCCGGACACCGTCCGGCCCGTTTTGCATACCCGTCTCTTTTGAACCTCGATCCTCTTGCGTTTGCGACGGATCTCATCGACCAGCACTTGTTCAGCCTCTTACACGAAGTGTTCTATAGCTCATTGATGGCGGAGAACCTGCGCCGCTTTCGACATATGGACCAGGCCATCCAACGGTTGGAGAAAGACATGGCCGACCTTGTCCTCACACGTAACTCCTTGCGGCAGGAGGAAATCACCGAAGAAATCGAGATCATCCTGCTGAGCGCGGAGGCGCTGAGGCAGCCGTGA
- a CDS encoding Sodium-transporting ATPase subunit B gives MHGLDAAGTAFQIGPIQITQSVVVTWGIMLALVVFSWAATRRFRLEPGPLQAVLEGAMGAIDDAIRSVLPGHSERILPFIATLWIFIVLANLIGLIPGIHAPTGDLSVTAALAALVFFSVHWFGVRIEGIKHYLLHYLAPSPLLLPFHLISEITRTLTLAVRLFGNMMSLEMAALLVLLVAGFLAPIPLLMLHIVEALIQAYIFGMLALIYLAGAIQTRALQSPSGKG, from the coding sequence ATGCACGGATTGGATGCAGCCGGAACCGCTTTTCAGATCGGACCGATCCAGATCACGCAGTCGGTCGTGGTCACGTGGGGGATCATGCTGGCGCTCGTCGTCTTTTCATGGGCTGCTACTCGCCGGTTTCGCCTTGAGCCGGGCCCTCTGCAAGCGGTGCTGGAAGGTGCCATGGGAGCCATCGATGATGCCATCCGTTCCGTGCTGCCCGGTCATTCAGAACGAATCCTCCCCTTCATCGCCACATTATGGATTTTCATCGTCCTAGCCAATCTCATCGGGCTCATCCCCGGCATTCATGCGCCGACAGGCGATCTATCGGTGACGGCGGCGCTCGCCGCCTTGGTCTTTTTCTCAGTGCATTGGTTCGGCGTCCGCATCGAAGGGATCAAGCACTACCTTCTTCACTACCTGGCGCCGTCGCCGCTCCTGCTTCCCTTTCATCTGATTAGCGAGATTACGCGCACCCTCACGTTGGCCGTCCGTCTGTTCGGGAACATGATGAGCCTGGAAATGGCGGCACTGTTGGTGTTGCTGGTGGCCGGATTTCTGGCTCCCATTCCCCTCTTGATGCTCCATATCGTCGAAGCACTGATCCAGGCCTATATTTTCGGCATGCTGGCGTTGATTTATCTCGCCGGCGCGATCCAAACACGAGCACTCCAATCACCATCAGGAAAAGGATGA
- a CDS encoding Mobile element protein, which yields MQQSTFAEVTFEQYRKPTRRERFLDEMNRVVPWAELAAVIAPVYPKAEGPGRPPVGVERMLRLHCLQQWFNLSDPAVEEALYDSRAMRQFVGIDLGREPVPDETTICKFRHLLEAHQVGEQLFARIGAYLAAQGMTVSRGTIVDATIIAAPSSTKNRQKERDPEMHQTKKGNQWYFGMKAHLGVDSRTKLIHSVAATAANVHDSQVLPKLLHGQETRVWGDAAYSGQRDVIRHHAPGAQNFIQTKAHRHRPLSEAERARNRTKSRVRAKVEHVFLVIKRIFGWSKVRYRGLAKNTHWLFISCGLANLYVARRRLLVGA from the coding sequence ATGCAGCAATCGACGTTTGCCGAGGTCACGTTTGAACAGTATCGCAAGCCCACCCGCCGGGAGCGATTTCTCGACGAGATGAACCGCGTGGTGCCGTGGGCGGAACTGGCTGCCGTGATTGCGCCGGTCTATCCCAAGGCCGAGGGCCCTGGGCGTCCGCCGGTGGGCGTCGAACGCATGCTGCGCCTCCATTGTCTGCAACAGTGGTTCAACCTGTCGGACCCGGCGGTGGAGGAGGCGTTGTACGACTCGCGCGCCATGCGGCAGTTCGTGGGCATTGATCTCGGCCGCGAGCCCGTGCCGGATGAGACAACGATCTGCAAATTTCGGCATCTGCTGGAAGCCCACCAGGTGGGCGAACAACTCTTTGCGCGGATCGGAGCGTATCTGGCCGCCCAAGGCATGACGGTCAGCCGGGGCACCATCGTGGATGCGACCATTATTGCGGCGCCCAGTTCGACGAAGAATCGCCAGAAGGAGCGGGATCCAGAGATGCATCAGACGAAGAAAGGGAACCAGTGGTACTTCGGCATGAAGGCCCATCTTGGGGTGGACAGCCGGACCAAGCTGATCCATTCGGTGGCCGCCACGGCGGCGAATGTGCATGACAGTCAGGTGTTGCCCAAGCTGCTGCATGGACAGGAGACCCGCGTGTGGGGGGACGCGGCCTACAGCGGGCAACGCGACGTGATCCGGCACCACGCCCCCGGTGCCCAGAACTTCATCCAGACGAAAGCCCATCGGCATCGGCCCCTGAGCGAGGCGGAGCGCGCCCGCAATCGAACGAAGTCGAGGGTCCGCGCCAAAGTCGAGCATGTGTTCTTGGTGATCAAGCGAATCTTTGGATGGTCCAAAGTCCGCTACCGCGGGTTGGCGAAGAATACCCACTGGCTGTTCATCAGCTGCGGCTTGGCGAATCTGTACGTGGCTCGACGGCGCCTGTTGGTGGGGGCCTAG